Proteins encoded in a region of the Xylocopa sonorina isolate GNS202 chromosome 1, iyXylSono1_principal, whole genome shotgun sequence genome:
- the LOC143428064 gene encoding uncharacterized protein LOC143428064, which produces MESICTLFFTLILILPLVIQLQMLIADPKKLCTIFHYYATTEDSADKTTPIEILRHYPKESTAVNLASSNSELSLTNLRNVSSSPVISNNQPPPIPNEAADQSRSNTALAIAKHSSTFVAKTNQELPVVDITCDYSSYRHKTFEDCLRDRYGGKYPPGGVVLNSMHLNLLDSHTSVAGLFDFLREDVVEQRVEASVVPRRLEIEYLNPLDHFVAKQLDRPSTASRFTETEAASIESVINGREKKQADRRSSRKIEAASKCYLSSSSRVYGTDEPRSRRCQAFREHDRLRTLA; this is translated from the exons ATGGAGAGCATCTGCACGCTGTTCTTCACCCTGATCCTAATACTCCCTCTCGTCATTCAGCTTCAGATGCTAATC GCAGACCCAAAGAAATTATGCACGATCTTTCACTACTACGCTACCACCGAAGACTCCGCAGACAAAACCACCCCTATCGAAATTCTGCGGCACTATCCCAAAGAGTCAACAGCGGTGAACCTCGCCAGCTCCAACTCGGAGCTATCGTTAACCAACCTGCGAAACGTTTCATCCTCGCCGGTGATATCAAACAATCAGCCACCACCGATTCCTAACGAAGCAGCGGACCAGTCTCGATCCAACACCGCCCTCGCCATCGCGAAACACTCCTCCACGTTCGTTGCAAAAACGAACCAAGAGCTACCCGTGGTGGACATCACGTGCGACTACAGTTCGTATCGTCACAAAACGTTCGAGGACTGCCTTCGAGACCGCTACGGCGGCAAGTATCCACCGGGTGGGGTTGTGTTGAACTCCATGCATCTGAATCTGTTGGACTCGCACACGAGCGTCGCGGGGCTGTTCGACTTTCTGAGGGAGGACGTCGTCGAGCAACGAGTCGAGGCGAGCGTTGTGCCCAGAAGGCTGGAAATCGAGTATCTCAATCCGTTGGATCACTTTGTGGCGAAACAGTTGGACAGGCCGTCGACCGCGAGCAGATTCACGGAGACGGAGGCCGCCTCTATCGAGTCGGTGATCAACGGCCGTGAAAAGAAACAGGCGGATCGAAGATCCTCCAGAAAGATCGAGGCCGCTAGCAAATGCTATTTGTCCTCGTCCAGCCGTGTTTACGGGACGGACGAGCCTCGATCGAGGAGGTGCCAAGCTTTTCGAGAACACGACCGCTTGCGGACGCTCGCTTGA
- the LOC143432953 gene encoding LOW QUALITY PROTEIN: uncharacterized protein LOC143432953 (The sequence of the model RefSeq protein was modified relative to this genomic sequence to represent the inferred CDS: substituted 1 base at 1 genomic stop codon), protein MTTDRGVQFEIQLFQALTNLIGCKRIRTTAYHPASNGMVERXLRSSFKEDLGASTAEILYGTTLRLPGELFNDSQPNDDFRIDKFREAMRLIQPKPSMHHIKKSHFFSKDLHSCTHVFVRVDAVKKSLEQPYEGPFKVVERVSDYNFIIDFRGNNQCISTERLKPAFMEVEENSVSLRTYEQIFAADTTPEKQEKDGSFIGFGKWTVQGIIKGRKCKDISSNAMK, encoded by the exons ATGACTACGGATAGAGGTGTACAATTTGAAATACAACTATTTCAAGCTTTAACAAATTTAATTGGATGCAAACGAATCAGAACAACTGCATATCATCCTGCTTCAAACGGAATGGTTGAGAGGT GACTGCGATCCAGTTTTAAAGAAGATCTTGGGGCATCTACTGCTGAGATATTATATGGAACGACTCTCAGACTACCTGGAGAATTATTTAATGACTCTCAACCAAACGATGATTTTAGAATTGATAAATTTCGTGAGGCCATGCGACTTATTCAGCCTAAACCATCTATGCACCATATTAAAAAATCACATTTCTTTTCTaaagatttacattcctgtacACATGTATTCGTTCGCGTAGATGCAGTTAAAAAATCTCTGGAACAACCATATGAGGGACCATTTAAAGTCGTCGAACGAGTTTCAGATTACAATTTCATTATCGATTTCCGAGGCAATAATCAATGTATATCTACAGAACGGCTTAAACCAGCATTTATGGAAGTTGAAGAAAATTCTGTTTCATTAAGAACTTATGAAC AAATTTTTgcagctgatactacacctgaGAAACAAGAGAAAGATGGTTCTTTCATCGGTTTTGGCAAGTGGACGGTACAGGGAATCATTAAGGGAAG GAAATGCAAGGACATCTCGTCCAACGCAATGAAATAA